The following are from one region of the Quercus robur chromosome 1, dhQueRobu3.1, whole genome shotgun sequence genome:
- the LOC126713159 gene encoding uncharacterized protein LOC126713159, which translates to MAIHSRDDALMCKIFLSSLGPTAIRWFNGLRANSVGSFKTLTRAFGTRFITCSRTPRPLGSLLTLSMREGETLKSYSDRYWEMFHEIEGKNDPVAITTFKAGLPADHDLRKSLTGKPVTSVRQLMDRIDKYRRVEEDQLQGKGKAKMIPQERRDFKLDRYNNSRPRRDFVGQSGSVDAQVVNAVFREPVQQDHGHTTDNCRNLWDHLEQLVREGKLKQILHHSSGRASQAGSEVRGDASSRLPLGTINVIFAAPGRTGSCPSRVLSMSRSPTEDHSQTLKRAKRRVPLILGFSDEDLVGTIQPHEDALVVTLRISGYDIRRVMVDQGSAVDVMYPDLYKGLGLKPEDLTTYNSPLVSFEGRLVTPMGLIRLPVQSGTNVVEVDFIVVDVFSPYTAIVGRPWLYTLKAVSSTLHQKVKYPSGDQVLEIVGSQAAARQCQVAAIQHRPEAETSAIADNEL; encoded by the exons ATGGCTATTCACTCCAGAGATGATGCTTTGATGTGCAAGATTTTTCTATCGAGTTTGGGTCCGACGGCGATAAGATGGTTCAATGGCTTAAGGGCCAATTCTGTTGGATCTTTCAAAACACTGACTCGGGCTTTTGGTACTCGTTTTATTACATGCAGCCGGACTCCTCGACCTTTGGGATCCTTGTTGACGTTGTCTATGCGAGAGGGCGAGACTCTCAAGAGTTACTCGGAtaggtactgggaaatgttCCACGAAATAGAGGGAAAGAATGATCCTGTGGCGATAACCACTTTCAAAGCTGGTCTCCCAGCTGATCATGATTTGAGGAAGTCCTTGACGGGTAAACCTGTCACTAGTGTGCGCCAGCTGATGGACAGAATAGATAAGTAcagaagagtagaagaagaTCAACTACAGGGGAAAGGAAAGGCCAAGAtgatccctcaggagaggagggatttcaagtTGGATCGTTATAATAACAGCCGACCAAGGAGGGACTTTGTTGGGCAGTCGGGCTCGGTGGACGCCCAAGTTGTTAATGCAGTATTTCGGGAGCCTGTTCagcag GATCATGGGCACACGACAGACAACtgcaggaatttatgggaccacTTGGAACAGTTGGTCCGTGAAGGGAAATTAAAGCAAATCTTGCATCACTCCAGCGGAAGGGCTAGCCAAGCAGGTTCTGAGGTGCGTGGGGATGCTTCATCAAGGCTCCCCCTGGGTACGATTAACGTTATCTTTGCGGCCCCAGGAAGGACTGGATCTTGCCCCTCGAGAGTGTTGTCGATGTCCCGATCCCCGACCGAGGATCATTCTCAGACATTGAAGAGAGCTAAGAGGCGTGTCCccttgattttgggtttttcagaTGAGGATCTGGTTGGGACCATACAGCCCCATGAGGATGCTTTGGTGGTAACATTGAGGATTAGCGGATACGATATTCGAAGAGTGATGGTTGATCAGGGAAGCGCTGTGGATGTGATGTATCCAGATTTGTACAAGGGGCTAGGTTTGAAACCAGAGGACTTAACAACCTATAATTCCCCTCTAgtgagttttgagggaaggTTGGTCACTCCTATGGGGCTAATCAGGCTGCCCGTGCAATCAGGCACgaatgtggtggaggtggattttATTGTCGTAGATGTTTTTTCTCCGTACACGGCTATTGTGGGCAGACCTTGGCTTTACACCCTTAAAGCGGTTTCGTCCACCCTACATCAGAAGGTGAAGTACCCATCCGGAGACCAAGTGCTGGAGATAGTAGGGAGTCAGGCGGCTGCTCGGCAATGCCAAGTAGCGGCTATACAGCATCGGCCAGAGGCAGAAACCTCGGCTATCGCCGATAATGAGTTATAG